From a region of the Thermococcus sp. 21S7 genome:
- a CDS encoding IS607 family transposase: MRLYRTGKASQLLGISKPTLIRKIKSGEIKAYRVGKEYRVPESEIKRILEGKIPDKVVIYARVSSRDQKEDLERQVEYLKNYSSSRGYQVAKILTDISSGLNENRRGLKQLFKLVESGEVTKVIITYRDRLTRFGFKYLEQYFNSHGVEIEVIFDDEEKTPEKELVEDLLAIITSFAGKLYGARSRKKKRLVEAVKNALRDN; encoded by the coding sequence ATGAGGCTTTATCGGACGGGCAAGGCCTCACAACTCTTAGGCATCAGCAAGCCGACACTAATTAGGAAAATAAAATCCGGCGAGATTAAAGCATATCGGGTTGGCAAAGAATACCGAGTTCCAGAAAGCGAAATTAAGAGGATTCTTGAGGGTAAAATCCCTGATAAGGTCGTGATTTACGCAAGAGTTTCAAGCCGGGACCAGAAGGAAGACTTAGAAAGACAAGTTGAATACCTTAAGAATTACTCCTCATCCAGAGGTTATCAAGTGGCCAAAATCCTCACCGACATTTCCTCTGGATTGAACGAGAACAGGAGAGGATTAAAACAGCTCTTCAAACTCGTCGAGAGCGGAGAAGTGACCAAGGTAATCATAACTTACCGGGACAGGCTTACCCGCTTCGGCTTCAAATACCTCGAACAATACTTTAACTCTCACGGCGTTGAGATTGAAGTAATCTTCGACGATGAGGAGAAAACACCAGAAAAAGAACTTGTTGAGGACTTATTAGCCATCATAACATCCTTCGCTGGAAAGCTTTACGGGGCTCGTTCTCGCAAGAAAAAACGCCTCGTTGAGGCGGTAAAGAATGCCCTCAGAGACAATTAA
- a CDS encoding glycerophosphodiester phosphodiesterase family protein — protein sequence MWERDKVIILGHRGYMSAYPENSLLAFRKAVEAGADGIELDVWLTRDGRVVVMHDESIDRTSNMSGNQKNMTLEELKKADIGGGERIPTLEEVFDALPEDALINIELKDVDAAGEVAKIVARNGPERVMVSSFIVDALREYRKHDKRVVMGLLIDREEVVPLIPQLKAELNLWSINVPVEAIPLIGFEKTVQALSWARSLCLRVALWTENDVLFYRDDNLAKLRGLFDVVIANDVERMMEYLKTLGLR from the coding sequence ATGTGGGAACGCGATAAGGTTATCATCCTTGGACACAGGGGCTACATGAGCGCCTATCCCGAGAACAGTCTCCTGGCCTTCCGGAAGGCCGTGGAGGCGGGCGCGGATGGAATCGAGCTGGACGTATGGTTGACCCGGGACGGAAGGGTCGTCGTCATGCACGACGAGAGCATAGACAGAACGAGCAACATGAGCGGAAACCAGAAGAACATGACGCTGGAGGAGCTGAAGAAGGCCGACATAGGCGGGGGCGAAAGAATTCCGACGCTTGAGGAGGTTTTTGACGCCCTTCCGGAGGATGCGCTCATCAACATTGAACTCAAAGACGTCGATGCGGCGGGGGAGGTCGCTAAAATCGTGGCCAGGAACGGCCCTGAAAGGGTCATGGTGTCATCCTTCATCGTAGATGCACTCAGGGAATACAGGAAGCACGATAAGAGGGTCGTGATGGGCCTTCTGATAGATCGGGAAGAAGTCGTCCCCCTTATTCCGCAGCTGAAGGCGGAGCTCAATCTATGGTCAATAAACGTCCCCGTGGAAGCGATACCCCTCATCGGGTTTGAAAAGACTGTTCAGGCTCTTAGCTGGGCGCGCTCCCTCTGTCTCAGGGTTGCTCTCTGGACCGAGAACGACGTTCTGTTCTACCGGGACGACAACCTGGCCAAGCTCAGGGGGCTGTTCGACGTCGTTATAGCGAACGATGTGGAGAGAATGATGGAGTATCTTAAAACGCTTGGGCTCAGGTGA
- a CDS encoding PrsW family glutamic-type intramembrane protease, translating into MDFLSAIVFFAYAPALVVLWYFYHADRYEPEPRRYVIGTFLLGATVSVGIAYIIESVLTLGGAVAPVLPTTAFYVAMVAGIVEEPAKALAIRWPFRAGQMDGIMDGLVYGVAAGLGFAATENFLYGLGYGVSVTIVRAFLTPLAHGAWSAVIGVGYGMKAEGKVDSVTPYFLLAMLLHFVWDYYAFLSREVPAYNIILILLILVNLAILRYFLIMGQAEDVGRLWYYWFKRRDEM; encoded by the coding sequence ATGGATTTCCTCAGTGCTATAGTGTTCTTCGCATACGCTCCGGCCCTGGTGGTACTCTGGTACTTCTATCACGCCGACAGGTACGAGCCCGAGCCCAGGAGGTACGTCATAGGGACCTTCCTGCTGGGAGCGACGGTCTCAGTCGGCATAGCCTACATAATAGAGAGCGTCCTGACGCTGGGAGGGGCCGTGGCCCCGGTTCTCCCGACGACGGCCTTCTACGTGGCGATGGTTGCGGGAATCGTTGAAGAGCCGGCAAAGGCCCTGGCCATCAGGTGGCCGTTTAGAGCCGGTCAGATGGACGGCATAATGGATGGCCTCGTCTACGGCGTTGCCGCCGGGCTGGGCTTCGCCGCGACTGAGAACTTCCTCTACGGGCTGGGATACGGCGTTTCGGTAACCATCGTGAGGGCTTTCCTAACGCCCCTCGCCCACGGCGCCTGGAGCGCGGTTATAGGCGTTGGCTACGGGATGAAGGCCGAGGGGAAGGTGGACTCGGTCACGCCGTACTTCCTCCTCGCGATGCTCCTGCACTTCGTCTGGGACTACTACGCCTTCCTGAGCCGCGAGGTTCCGGCGTACAACATTATCCTCATACTGCTCATACTCGTGAACCTCGCGATACTCCGCTACTTCCTGATAATGGGTCAGGCCGAGGACGTCGGCCGGCTCTGGTACTACTGGTTCAAACGGAGGGATGAGATGTGA
- a CDS encoding metallophosphoesterase — MRPTPLPEKALKLGRALIIADLHLGYEVSMAREGFYLPRVFTEVVGRLKSLLERERPKTLVVDGDLKHSFVPEWREREELRAFVEEVGPLVDELILVRGNHDVGTLWLRELGVEVVDELELGHWKLVHGHKLVDGERFIIGHEHPAIRLRDEVGALLKVPVFLMGEELIVLPAFSPWAYGNDVLREIVSPFLRTCDLSGARTLVPLDDELLDFGRLADLIRVLGSL; from the coding sequence ATGAGACCCACACCGCTGCCCGAAAAGGCCCTGAAACTCGGAAGGGCGCTCATCATAGCAGACCTGCATCTGGGCTACGAGGTCAGCATGGCAAGGGAGGGCTTTTACCTGCCGAGGGTGTTCACCGAGGTCGTGGGGAGGCTGAAGTCCCTCCTAGAGAGGGAAAGGCCAAAAACCCTCGTTGTGGACGGCGACCTGAAGCACTCCTTCGTGCCCGAATGGCGGGAGAGGGAAGAGCTGAGGGCGTTCGTTGAAGAGGTTGGGCCTTTGGTTGACGAGCTGATCCTAGTGAGGGGAAACCACGACGTGGGAACGCTCTGGCTCAGGGAGCTGGGCGTTGAGGTCGTCGATGAGCTGGAACTCGGGCACTGGAAGCTGGTTCACGGTCACAAACTCGTCGATGGAGAGCGCTTCATCATAGGGCATGAGCATCCCGCCATACGGCTCCGGGATGAGGTGGGGGCACTCCTCAAGGTGCCCGTCTTCCTGATGGGTGAGGAACTGATAGTTCTGCCCGCGTTCAGCCCATGGGCGTACGGAAACGACGTGCTCAGGGAGATAGTCTCCCCCTTCCTCAGGACGTGTGACCTCTCCGGTGCTAGGACCCTAGTCCCGTTGGACGACGAACTCCTGGACTTCGGCAGACTCGCCGACTTGATCAGGGTCTTGGGCTCGCTCTGA
- a CDS encoding HAD family hydrolase, translating to MIIAFDFDGTLADTYSCIEEAFRRALERRYRWLPFKGFWAKALTKLENYFERPTFGSHKKTSKPPFFLRTKFFETWFEERAKLSRPLDDAPELLKKLKEEGHTVISFSAEDFIDGMKVRRLKEMGIYDLFDDVIVFGREMTIEEAFRRVREKYGDEIFVWVDDKPWRFIGHGDENTEYVWYYFPFSARFVEKNRERLALIPHLHVIRDLWSIFDVIENVKSRRLGNSY from the coding sequence ATGATAATAGCCTTCGACTTCGATGGAACACTGGCGGACACTTACTCGTGCATTGAGGAGGCCTTCAGACGGGCCCTGGAGAGACGCTACCGCTGGCTGCCCTTCAAGGGATTCTGGGCCAAAGCCCTCACTAAGTTGGAGAACTACTTTGAGAGACCCACGTTCGGTAGCCACAAAAAGACCTCAAAGCCCCCGTTCTTTCTGCGCACGAAGTTCTTCGAGACCTGGTTTGAGGAGAGGGCAAAGCTGAGCAGGCCCCTCGACGATGCCCCGGAACTGCTGAAGAAACTCAAGGAGGAGGGCCACACGGTCATCTCTTTCTCGGCCGAGGACTTCATCGACGGCATGAAGGTCCGAAGGCTCAAGGAGATGGGCATCTACGACCTGTTCGACGACGTTATAGTTTTCGGTCGCGAGATGACCATAGAGGAGGCCTTCAGAAGGGTTCGGGAGAAGTACGGGGACGAGATATTCGTCTGGGTTGACGACAAGCCCTGGCGCTTCATAGGGCACGGCGATGAGAACACGGAGTACGTCTGGTACTACTTCCCGTTCAGCGCCAGGTTCGTTGAAAAGAACCGTGAGAGGCTCGCGCTGATCCCGCACCTCCACGTGATAAGGGACCTGTGGAGCATATTCGACGTCATTGAGAACGTTAAGAGCCGGCGCTTAGGAAATTCTTATTAA
- the gcvPA gene encoding aminomethyl-transferring glycine dehydrogenase subunit GcvPA: MGRHYLPNAAHKEELAREIGFSSVEDLFSDVPKGMVKEFNLPEGKSEYEVFLELNEVLSKNRTVLEMPSFLGAGTYFHYVPAHVKYLIERSEFLTAYTPYQPEVSQGMLQALFEYQSLIAELVGLPIVNASMYDWGTAMAEAALMSARVKKRSKFVVPKALSPEKKKVLHTYTAGPGVGIEYVDWNENGQMNIEKLKEAVDGAAGVYVEIPNFFGVLEEEIAAIGEIAHDAGALFVVGVDPTILGVVEAPGELGADVVVGEAAYFGNPMNFGGPRAGIFAVRNDKKLIRQMPGRVIGMSKDADGKRAFVMTLQTREQHIRRAKATSNICSNEALVAVAAAIYLATLGPKGLRELGEVILKNTAYLRKRLSEVAEIPFEGVSFKDVLVRFSRPYGEIHEALLERNIHGGYYVGEHFPELGESALFAATETTRKEWVDALIEALKEVA; this comes from the coding sequence ATGGGAAGGCACTACCTCCCCAACGCTGCGCATAAGGAAGAACTTGCCAGGGAGATTGGTTTCTCCTCCGTTGAGGACCTCTTTTCCGACGTTCCAAAAGGCATGGTCAAGGAGTTCAACCTTCCGGAGGGTAAGAGCGAATACGAGGTTTTTCTCGAACTCAACGAGGTTCTCTCCAAGAACAGAACCGTTCTTGAGATGCCCAGCTTCCTCGGAGCCGGGACGTACTTCCACTACGTTCCAGCCCACGTGAAGTACCTCATCGAGAGGAGCGAGTTCCTGACGGCTTACACCCCGTACCAGCCGGAGGTAAGCCAGGGCATGCTCCAGGCTCTCTTCGAGTACCAGAGCCTCATCGCGGAACTCGTTGGCCTCCCGATAGTCAACGCCTCGATGTACGACTGGGGAACGGCCATGGCCGAGGCGGCCCTGATGAGCGCTAGGGTCAAGAAGAGGAGCAAGTTCGTAGTCCCGAAGGCCCTCAGTCCAGAGAAGAAAAAGGTTCTGCACACCTACACTGCAGGCCCGGGGGTCGGGATAGAGTACGTCGACTGGAATGAAAACGGCCAGATGAACATCGAGAAGCTTAAGGAAGCGGTTGACGGCGCCGCAGGGGTATACGTGGAGATTCCAAACTTCTTTGGGGTGCTTGAGGAAGAAATCGCCGCCATCGGAGAGATAGCCCATGATGCGGGAGCGCTCTTCGTGGTCGGCGTTGACCCAACGATCCTCGGCGTGGTGGAGGCGCCCGGAGAACTTGGAGCCGACGTTGTCGTCGGTGAGGCCGCATACTTCGGAAACCCGATGAACTTCGGCGGCCCGAGGGCGGGAATATTCGCGGTTAGGAACGATAAGAAGCTCATACGTCAGATGCCTGGAAGGGTCATCGGAATGAGCAAAGACGCCGATGGGAAGAGGGCCTTCGTCATGACCCTCCAGACCAGGGAGCAGCACATAAGGCGCGCCAAGGCGACCTCGAACATCTGTTCAAACGAGGCCCTGGTGGCGGTCGCCGCGGCGATATACCTCGCGACCCTCGGACCGAAGGGTCTCAGGGAACTCGGAGAGGTCATCCTCAAGAACACCGCCTACCTCAGGAAGAGGCTTTCAGAGGTCGCCGAGATTCCCTTCGAGGGAGTCAGCTTCAAGGACGTCCTTGTGAGGTTCAGCCGGCCCTACGGGGAGATACACGAGGCCCTTCTTGAGAGGAACATCCACGGTGGCTACTACGTAGGGGAGCACTTCCCGGAGCTGGGAGAGAGCGCCCTCTTCGCGGCCACCGAGACGACGAGAAAGGAATGGGTCGATGCACTCATCGAGGCCTTGAAGGAGGTGGCCTGA
- the gcvPB gene encoding aminomethyl-transferring glycine dehydrogenase subunit GcvPB: MFRQAKWDEPLIFELSREGRIGYTMPKPIEDVSVEVPEKLKRKSPLNLPQLSEPEVVKHYTRLSEMNYGVDSGIYPLGSCTMKYNPKINEEIAGHPGVAYVHPYQDERTVQGALRIMWELEQWLKEITGMDRFTLQPAAGANGEFTGVMIIRAYHLDRGEAQRTEMLVPDSAHGTNPASAAMAGFRVIEIPSNENGTVDLEALENAVSERTAGLMLTNPNTLGIFEDEILEIAKIVHKAGGLLYYDGANLNAVLGKVRPGDMGFDVVHLNLHKTFSTPHGGGGPGSGPVGVKDFLQDYLPVPLVGYDEERGYYLDYNVPKSIGKVKELYGNFAVMVRALVYLKVMGREGLREASEVAVLNANYLTQKLKGTRGYELPHKELRKHEVVFSAEPMKRETGVKALDVAKRLLDFGLHAPTIYFPLIVHEALMIEPTETVSREELDAYVEALKRISEEAYSNPEVVKSAPHNAAVRRVDDVLAAKRPIITWRMYRELKEKGEVDI; the protein is encoded by the coding sequence ATGTTCCGCCAGGCTAAGTGGGATGAACCGCTCATCTTTGAACTCTCCCGCGAGGGGAGGATTGGCTACACAATGCCGAAGCCGATTGAGGACGTCAGCGTTGAGGTTCCCGAGAAGCTGAAGAGAAAGAGCCCCCTCAACCTCCCCCAGCTGAGCGAGCCGGAGGTGGTTAAGCACTACACCCGCTTAAGCGAGATGAACTACGGCGTTGACTCGGGCATATATCCGCTCGGCTCGTGCACCATGAAGTACAACCCCAAGATAAACGAGGAGATTGCCGGTCACCCCGGGGTCGCCTACGTCCACCCGTATCAGGACGAGAGAACCGTCCAGGGCGCGCTTAGGATAATGTGGGAGCTGGAGCAGTGGTTGAAAGAGATAACCGGCATGGACCGCTTCACCCTTCAGCCCGCCGCTGGAGCCAACGGAGAGTTCACGGGAGTTATGATAATCCGCGCCTACCACCTCGACAGGGGAGAGGCCCAGAGAACTGAGATGCTCGTACCGGACTCGGCCCACGGAACGAATCCGGCGAGCGCTGCTATGGCGGGCTTCAGGGTCATAGAGATACCTTCCAACGAGAACGGAACAGTTGACCTTGAGGCTCTTGAGAACGCCGTGAGCGAGAGAACCGCCGGCTTGATGCTCACGAACCCCAACACCCTCGGTATCTTCGAGGACGAAATACTTGAGATAGCGAAGATAGTCCACAAGGCGGGCGGGCTTCTCTACTACGACGGCGCCAACTTAAACGCCGTCCTTGGCAAGGTTAGGCCCGGAGATATGGGCTTTGACGTCGTGCACCTCAACCTTCACAAGACGTTCTCGACCCCGCACGGCGGCGGCGGTCCCGGCAGCGGGCCGGTCGGAGTTAAGGACTTCCTCCAGGACTATCTGCCCGTCCCTCTGGTGGGCTACGACGAGGAGCGCGGTTACTACCTCGACTACAACGTGCCAAAGAGCATAGGCAAGGTCAAAGAACTCTACGGCAACTTTGCGGTGATGGTGAGGGCTCTGGTTTACCTCAAGGTCATGGGCAGGGAGGGCCTCAGGGAGGCCAGCGAGGTGGCGGTTCTCAACGCCAACTACCTCACCCAGAAGCTGAAGGGCACGCGCGGCTACGAGTTGCCCCACAAGGAGCTCAGGAAGCATGAGGTTGTGTTCAGCGCCGAGCCAATGAAGAGGGAGACGGGAGTTAAGGCCCTTGATGTGGCAAAGAGGCTCCTTGACTTCGGTCTGCACGCGCCGACCATCTACTTCCCGCTGATAGTCCACGAGGCACTCATGATAGAGCCCACCGAGACCGTCAGCAGGGAGGAACTCGATGCGTACGTCGAGGCACTCAAGAGGATAAGCGAAGAGGCCTACAGCAACCCGGAGGTCGTCAAGAGTGCACCGCACAACGCCGCCGTGAGGAGGGTGGACGACGTTCTAGCCGCCAAGAGGCCGATAATCACCTGGCGCATGTACAGGGAGCTGAAGGAGAAGGGAGAGGTTGATATCTAA